A region from the Cervus elaphus chromosome 10, mCerEla1.1, whole genome shotgun sequence genome encodes:
- the MLST8 gene encoding target of rapamycin complex subunit LST8 — MNTSPGTVGSDPVILATAGYDHTVRFWQAHSGICTRTVQHQDSQVNALEITPDRTMIAAAGYQHIRMYDLNSNNPNPIISYDGVNKNIASVGFHEDGRWMYTGGEDCTARIWDLRSRNLQCQRIFQVNAPINCVCLHPNQAELIVGDQSGAIHIWDLKTDHNEQLIPEPEVSITSAHIDPDASYMAAVNSTGNCYVWNLTGGIGDEVTQLIPKTKIPAHTRYALQCRFSPDSTLLATCSADQTCKIWRTSNFSLMTELSIKSSNPGESSRGWMWGCAFSGDSQYIVTASSDNLARLWCVETGEIKREYGGHQKAVVCLAFNDSVLG; from the exons ATGAATACGTCTCCAGGCACAGTGGGCAGTGACCCTGTCATCTTGGCCACTGCAGGCTATGACCACACGGTGCGGTTCTGGCAGGCCCACAGCGGGATCTGTACGCGAACTGTGCAACACCAGGACTCG CAGGTGAACGCGCTGGAGATCACACCTGACCGCACCATGATTGCAGCTGCAG GTTACCAGCACATTCGCATGTATGACCTCAACTCCAATAACCCCAACCCCATCATCAGCTACGACGGGGTCAACAAGAACATTGCGTCGGTGGGCTTCCATGAGGACGGCCGCTGGATGTACACAGGCGGGGAGGACTGCACCGCCCGGATCTGGGACCTCAG GTCCCGGAACCTGCAGTGTCAGCGAATCTTCCAGGTGAACGCGCCCATTAACTGTGTGTGCCTGCACCCCAACCAG GCAGAGCTCATTGTGGGTGACCAGAGCGGTGCCATCCACATCTGGGACTTGAAAACCGACCACAACGAGCAGCTGATCCCGGAGCCGGAGGTCTCCATCACATCCGCCCACATCGACCCCGACGCCAGCTACATGGCTGCTGTCAATAGCACT GGGAACTGCTATGTCTGGAACCTGACTGGAGGCATTGGCGATGAGGTGACACAGCTCATCCCCAAGACTAAGATCCCGGCGCACACCCGCTATGCCCTGCAGTGCCGCTTCAGCCCCGATTCCAC gctcctcgCCACCTGCTCGGCTGACCAGACGTGCAAGATCTGGAGGACGTCCAACTTCTCCCTGATGACCGAGCTGAGCATCAAGAGCAGCAACCCCGGAGAGTCGTCCCGGGGCTGGATGTGGGGCTGTGCCTTCTCGGGGGACTCGCAGTACATCGTCACCG cttCCTCTGACAACCTGGCCCGGCTCTGGTGCGTGGAGACAGGCGAGATCAAGAGAGAGTACGGCGGCCACCAGAAAGCCGTCGTGTGCTTGGCCTTCAATGACAGCGTGCTGGGCTAG
- the BRICD5 gene encoding BRICHOS domain-containing protein 5 translates to MEQGSRWAERPTPVRVETKPCRGRWRAPGLLLLLALATTAAVAGGLLGFSHSPSQPPLQTLRLSLPSPGMPWSNQTEQVDVAQNVATIRVTPAQSNHSWAVLFDGQSGCVCYRPSEHRACFLRLMEPRDREALQLMVNTSQLQATRSPSQDTHYAQELLAVLGSQEVDPAQVGAPVRHLCAKTPIYWARRAEGSQRQRLIYLCIDICFPNNICVSVCFYYLPD, encoded by the exons ATGGAGCAGGGGAGCCGCTGGGCTGAGCGCCCCACGCCTGTGAGG GTGGAGACCAAGCCCTGCCGTGGGCGCTGGAGAGCTCccggcctgctgctgctgctggcgctGGCCACCACGGCTGCTGTGGCTGGAGGGCTCCTTGGTTTCAGCCACAGCCCTTCCCAG CCCCCGCTGCAGACGCTCCGCCTGAGCCTCCCGAGCCCGGGCATGCCCTGGTCCAACCAAACCGAGCAGGTGGACGTGGCCCAGAACGTGGCAACCATCCGGGTGACTCCAGCCCAGAGCAACCACAGCTGGGCAGTGCTATTCGATGGGCAGAGC GGCTGCGTCTGTTACCGGCCCTCAGAACACCGGGCCTGCTTCCTGCGCCTGATGGAACCCCGAGACCGTGAGGCTCTGCAGCTGATGGTGAACACCTCTCAG CTCCAGGCAACGCGAAGCCCCAGCCAGGACACCCACTACGCCCAGGAGCTGCTGGCAGTGCTTGGGAGCCAAGAGGTGGACCCTGCCCAGGTCGGGGCTCCTGTGCGGCACCTTTGTGCCAAGACCCCCATTTACTGGGCCCGACGCGCAGAGG GGTCCCAGAGGCAGCGGCTGATCTACCTATGTATCGACATCTGCTTCCCGAACAACATCTGTGTGTCGGTCTGCTTTTATTACCTCCCAGACTGA
- the LOC122702293 gene encoding glycerol-3-phosphate phosphatase — protein sequence MAEAEAGGDDGRCVRLNAERAQALLADVDTLLFDCDGVLWRGETAVPGAPETLTALRARGKRLGFITNNSSKTRKAYAEKLRCLGFGGPTGPDAGREVFGTAYCTALYLRQRLVGPPAPKAYVLGSVALAAELEAVGISCVGVGPEPLPGEGPGAWLDAPLEPDVRAVVVGFDPHFSYMKLTKAVRYLQQPDCLLVGTNMDNRLPLENGRFIAGTGCLVRAVEMAAQRQADIIGKPSRFIFDCVSQEYGIHPERTVMVGDRLDTDILLGVTCGLKTILTLTGVSSLRDVKSNQESDCMAKKKMVPDFYVDSIADLLPALQG from the exons ATGGCAGAGGCGGAGGCCGGCGGTGACGACGGCCGCTGCGTGCGGCTGAACGCCGAGCGGGCCCAGGCGCTGCTGGCCGACGTGGACACGCTGCTGTTCGACTGCGACGGCGTGCTGTGGCGCGGCGAGACGGCAGTGCCCGGCGCGCCTGAGACCCTGACGGCGCTGCGGGCCCGCGGCAAGCGCCTCGGCTTCATCACCAACAACAGCAGCAAGACCCGCAAGGCCTATGCCGAAAAGCTGCGGTGCCTGGGCTTCGGCGGCCCGACGGGGCCCGACGCCGGCCGCGAGGTCTTCGGCACGGCCTATTGCACCGCGCTCTACCTGCGCCAGCGCCTGGTCGGCCCGCCGGCCCCCAAGGCCTACGTGCTGGGCAGCGTGGCCCTGGCCGCCGAGCTGGAGGCCGTGGGCATCTCCTGCGTGGGCGTGGGGCCCGAGCCGCTGCCGGGCGAAGGCCCCGGCGCCTGGCTGGACGCGCCCCTGGAGCCCGATGTGCGGGCCGTCGTGGTGGGCTTCGATCCGCACTTCAGCTACATGAAGCTCACCAAGGCTGTGCGCTACCTGCAACAGCCCGACTGCCTGCTTGTGGGCACCAACATGGACAACCGACTCCCCCTGGAGAACGGCCGTTTCATCGCGG GTACCGGCTGTCTGGTCCGAGCCGTGGAGATGGCCGCCCAGCGCCAAGCCGACATCATAGGGAAGCCCAGCCGCTTCATCTTCGACTGCGTGTCCCAGGAGTACGGCATCCACCCAGAGCGCACCGTCATGGTGGGCGACCGCCTGGACACAGACATCCTGCTGGGCGTGACCTGTGGTCTGAAGACCATCCTGACCCTCACGGGCGTCTCCAGTCTACGGGACGTGAAAAGTAATCAGGAAAGTGACTGCATGGCTAAGAAGAAAATGGTCCCTGACTTCTATGTTGACAGCATAGCCGACCTTTTGCCTGCCCTTCAAGGTTAA